A single genomic interval of Aedes aegypti strain LVP_AGWG chromosome 1, AaegL5.0 Primary Assembly, whole genome shotgun sequence harbors:
- the LOC5567559 gene encoding histone H3.3, protein MARTKQTARKSTGGKAPRKQLATKAARKSAPSTGGVKKPHRYRPGTVALREIRRYQKSTELLIRKLPFQRLVREIAQDFKTDLRFQSAAIGALQEASEAYLVGLFEDTNLCAIHAKRVTIMPKDIQLARRIRGERA, encoded by the exons ATGGCCCGTACTAAGCAGACCGCCCGTAAGTCAACTGGAGGTAAGGCTCCTCGTAAGCAGTTGGCCACCAAGGCCGCTCGTAAGAGTGCCCCATCGACCGGAGGTGTCAAGAAGCCTCATCGTTACCGTCCTGGTACCGTCGCCCTGCGAGAAATTCGTCGGTATCAGAAATCGACTGAGCTTCTGATCCGCAAGCTCCCCTTCCAGCGGTTGGTGCGTGAAATCGCCCAGGATTTCAAAACGGATCTCCGTTTCCAGTCGGCGGCCATCGGTGCCCTCCAG GAAGCCAGTGAAGCCTACCTGGTAGGTCTCTTTGAAGACACCAATTTGTGCGCTATCCATGCTAAGCGCGTCACAATTATGCCTAAAGACATTCAGTTGGCCCGCCGTATCCGAGGCGAACGTGCTTAA